A portion of the Malania oleifera isolate guangnan ecotype guangnan chromosome 3, ASM2987363v1, whole genome shotgun sequence genome contains these proteins:
- the LOC131151521 gene encoding uncharacterized protein LOC131151521, with protein sequence MDDFRSKSYGDARMQMEGRAPTSYPIDLQSYGANPYPPSQVVAVGAVRDFKLKKGKSASASSSKGWGLGDPEFQRKKRVASYKVYAVEGRVKGSLRRSFRWLKDKYSQML encoded by the exons ATGGATGATTTCAGATCCAAGTCCTATGGCGACGCGAGGATGCAGATGGAGGGCAGAGCACCCACTTCGTACCCAATTGATTTGCAGAGCTACGGCGCAAATCCCTATCCGCCGTCGCAGGTGGTGGCGGTGGGCGCCGTCAGAGACTTCAAATTGAAGAAGGGGAAGAGCGCATCCGCGTCTTCCTCAAAAGGGTGGGGCTTGGGCGACCCTGAGTTCCAGAGGAAGAAGAGGGTCGCTAGCTACAAGGTGTATGCTGTGGAGGGCAGAGTGAAGGGGTCTCTGAGGAGGAGCTTCAGGTGGCTTAAGGACAAGTACTCTCAG ATGCTTTAA